Genomic DNA from Lagenorhynchus albirostris chromosome 20, mLagAlb1.1, whole genome shotgun sequence:
CCTTGGCAACAGGTTCAAATAGGTACCAGGCCGTGTACACGGCTGTGTGCTCCTCAGACATGAGCGACAGCACAAAAGGCAGCAAGATCTCCAGGCCCTCGGGGGTGATGTCACCCAAAACGGCACCCAGTTGCTGCCACAGAGCAAAGACCAGCTCCCGCCCCTGGGCCTCGTCCTCCACGCGCCTCGCCTGGTACAAGAGGATGAACTTGTGCAGCGCGGGGAAGTACGAAGGGAAGGGAACCACGGAGCTGAAGGGGCTGAGGAGCTGGGCCGGGCAGGGCGGGGGCAACCCCTGGGAGACGGGCCTGTACTCGAACAGCGGGTCCAGCTTGCCCCTCCCTGCAACCACGGGGCCTTGACGGCCACTGAGCTGCAGGAGCGTGTCCAGCACGGGCTGCAGAGACACAGGGACCTCTTTGGGATGGCGTGTGCAGAGCCCCCGAACAGCCTCGAAGCGTACCCACAAAGGCGCATCAGGCGGCAGTGTCCGGACCCTGGTGGCAAACACCATCTCAGCCAACAGGACGCCCAGCGCCTGCATGTCCCGATGGAAGAGGTCCCGCAGCAGCACGGCGCGCTGGACCTGGGGCTGCGGAGGCACCTCCAAGCGGCCCCCCAGGCCTTTGGTCAAGAAGTTGCCCAGTTTCTCCACCTCTTCCAGAGCCTGCAGAGGACCGAAGCCCTCCGGAAGAAGAATCTTGCCCTCCTCACCTTCCCCGGGGTCTACCCCAGCAGCTTTGTTCCGGCGGCCTGGTCGAGAGGTTGAGGCCCCCGAGAAAGGCAGGAGTCCTGGAGGGGCGTGactagaagaggaggaggaggaggggcccaGCTGGTCACCTGCCTTCCCAGTGAGGGAGATGGAATCCAGAGCTTCTGTGGCCTGCTCCAAGTCATCCTCCCCCACCACGGGCATGTCCCTGGCCCAGGCAGCCTCACGGGGAGCGGCCTCCAAAACCGGCCTGCCCGTTCCATTCGCGAGCTGTGCTGGGAAGTCCTCCCGGCCTGTGCTCTCCTGGATGGTCTGGAACAACAGCCTGGGGATGAGTGGAGGCTCAGGGGCAAGAGCAGGGGCCCCGGCCAGGCGCCGGGGGTGCGGCTGGTCAAAGAGCTGCACCACGCCGTAGCTGGTCAGGTGCGTGTGGGCGTCCACCAGGTGCAGACACACATTCTTCTCCTTCACGGCCTCCTTGCCCTGGAGTTTGTAGCCAAAGGTGAGGTCAATCCAGTGGTGTAGGTCCTGGGACACCTCTCGGCTCTCCAGCAGCGCCCGGTGGGCAGCCACGAACTCCTGGCTGGAGCTGCACCAGGCCGGCACGTCCAGGTCAGGCATGTCAGGGTGGATGGAGCAGAAGATGGAGGGATCGGTGTAGAACTCGGGGATGCACTCATCAGGTGTCCAGCTCTGCATACGCTCCATGCTTGCAGGATACTCATGGGGCTCCCACTGCGCCCGCACGTGTCCACAGAGCACCGACCGGGGTGTGCGCCGAGCCTTGTACACATAGTATGTGATGTCAGAAAGCACGTCAGAGATGTGGTGAGGAACGTGCGGTGgctccccgccccccgcgccACCTGCCACAAACGCCTGCCGCGTCATCTCATACGTGAAGTCCAGCTGTTTATCCCCCTTGTTGAGGCGGAACTTGGACTTGCGCAGGTCTCGGAAGCGCCCCCGGGGCGTGGTGAAGTCCACCACCCAGGGCAGCACTGGGTGGTAGTTGGGGTCCCCCTGCCGCCGACCTGCCAACCGATTCAGCTGCATGAGATAGTGGAAGTTGCTGATGCGGCCATGGACCCAGTCTAGCACGAGGTCCCTAAGTTCCTCCTGGCAGGTGGGACACCCaggtccccctcctccctcctctccaggcTCAAGGCCTGCCCCCTTTCTTGCTACAGAGATCTCCTCATTCTCATCCTCTCTGAGCTTCTCGTAAGCACTCAGGTCCAGCCGTAGCTCACTGCAAAGCTTCTCATCTACAGCGATGTGGTGCAAGGATAGGGCCCCGCAGGCCAGTCCCTGGCGGTGACAGGCGTCCATGGCCCTCAGCACGCGGAAGAGAATGAAGAGCACCTTGGCTTGGCTGTTGGCCAGCTTGGCAGGGCTGAAGGCGACCACATCGTGCAGGCAGAACTGCACGTAGGGGTGCACCACATACAACATCTCTGGTGACTCCAACAGTGCCTCAGCTCTCAGAAGACTGGGAGAGGCAGGGTTGCCCCGAGGAGGACAGGGGCCATCTCTGGCATGTGATGGGCACTGGGAAGCTTCGCCCACTGGCAGGAAGGGGCAACCATAGACCCTCTGCAGAGCTTGTCGTACTGAGTCCAGGGCAGGGACAGCTGCAGGAGCAGGACTGTGACTATAGGGCTGCCCATAAGTGTGATATGCGTGGCGCCACAGGTTGCGATAATTCTGGGCAGCCACATCCTGCATGAAGCGAGTGAGGGTCTCCGGGCTGCCGGACCCCTCCTCAAAAGGCAGGGAGCCCAGGGGGTAAGAGAGCCTCTGTTTCCGCAGCCCGTGGACCTCCACTCGCGTCCAACCGGGCGGCAGCCTCTGCACGGAGCGTTGCAGGAGAGTTCTGACTTCCGCTTCGCCCAGGCCTTCAGCGCGGGGACACGGTCCCGGGGGCAGCCGGCGCTCGCGGAGGCTGGCCAGCCAGCGCGCAGGCACTAGGGCCACCACGTGGGTGCCCCCCGGGGCTGGAGCCAGCTGCCGGGCATCGATGTTCAGGTCTCTCTCCACGCTCCGGAGCAGCTCCTCCATGTCGGGGCTCGGGGGCGGTGACCAGCCCTCGGCCTCGGTGGTAAGAGCGACTTCCCGCCCCCTGCTCCCCAGGGCCATCCCCTCCTGGCCGCCTGGGGGCGGCGCGGGGCTGAGCCCGGCCCCGGCCCTCCTCGCCACAGCTTCCGGAGTGCCGAGCCGGGTgtgtggggatgggagagggacaGGGGCTGGGGCGGAGGAGGCGGGGGTGGGCCGGGGACAGAGGGGATGCGGGGGCGCACTTACGCCTCAGCAAGGTCCTGCACTCCGGGAGCGGCAGGGCGGGGGATGCGGGGCGCCACCGCCGGGCTCCACCGTGACGGGTCAGCTGACGCTGCTCACGTGATCGCCCCGGCACGGAAACAACCGCACGTGGCTCGACTGGTCCGGGGGACCCCGCCTCCCGCCCGCGCCACCGCCCGGCCGGCCTCGGCGCCCTCCCTCCCAGCGCTCTGCTGGGCCCGTGGCGGCTTCGCTTCCTCGGGGTGAAAGGGGCAGGAGAGGGGGATGCTGAGCGACCCACGggatttcccctcccctccctactTCCTCCTTCATGTGCTGGGTCGCGGACCTAGGGAGGCTTTCCCTAGAGATGGCGGACTTTAAGTGGCTGACCATCTCTGCCAccaccccacctccctctggCTTTACAGAGAAGAAACCTGAAGCCGAGACGGGACTTTTGACATAAGTCCCTTCACCGCCTCCATGGTGCCTACCAAAAAAAAGAGCTTTTAGTTTTCCAGAATATTTCATCAGTAACATTCCATTTGGCCCTCACAACACTCAGTGTGGTAGGAGGGACTGttactatttatattttacaggtgaaaaccAAGAGCCTCCAAAGAGGCTTGTCCAAGGGGCAGAATGGAGACTTAGAAGGTGGTGCACAGATCCTTTTCCCTGGAGTCTTCCCCACTGACAGACCTCTtaacgcctttttttttttttttaattctgggcAATCTGGGGGAGAGAAGAGGCCCAGGCTCAAAGGCCTGGAGTTCGTGGGAGGAAATGTTCCCCCAAGACTTCCTGTTGAAGATCTGCCTCTGCTTTGCTGCAGAGCCTGCCTGCTGTGGTCAGAGCCTTGCAGATGCCACggtggctggggggagggtgCAGCCCGGACAGGGAGCGGAAACCAGTGAGCTGGCGCCAAAACTACAGGACTCCTTCAAGGGGGTCTCAGTTCTGACTCATTTGCAGGATAGATAGGCCGTTGTCTGCGGCGAACccactgtctgtttttgtttgtttgtttgtttttgcggtacgcgggcctctcaccgctgcagcctctcccgttgcggagcacaagctccggaggcgcaggcccagcagccatggcccacgggcccagccgctccgcggcatgtgggatcctcctggaccggggcacgaacccgtgtcccctgcgttggcaggcggactcccaaccactgcgccaccagggaagccctcactgtctGTTTTTTGAGTCCCACTCCTAGAAGGAGAGTTTGCCTCAGGTAGGAGTCTGGTATGGAGATGTGGGAGCTCCATAAAGGCACTTAGGAAAAGAATAAAGTCCTAATTAGAGAGGAGACAGGAATGGCTCAGCCATGATCTAATTCCATCTATCTTTCTTGAAGGGGCAGCCAGAGCCCCTGACGTGCTTGGTCACATGACCTTGGGCAGTCATAACTTACAgccaccgttttttttttttcatttatttatttttcatttttggctgcattgggtcttccttactgcacatgggctttttctggttgcggcgagtgggggctaatcttcgttgtggtgtgtgagcttctcattgctgtggcttctcttgttatggagcacagggctctaggcgcacgggcttcagtagttgtggcatgcaggctctagagcacaggttcagtagttgtggtgcacgggcttagttgctccgcagcacgtgggaacttcccagaccagggatcgaacccatgtcccctgcagtggcaggcagattcccaaccactgagccaccagggaagccccacaacccCTTTTAAGAAGATAGCTTTAGATCCCTTTTAGGATGAGGAAGCTGACTACCTTAGGTAACTTGCTTAGGTCACATAGCTAAGAAGTGGtagaccaggattcaaacccaggcctatCTCATTCTAAAACCAATGTTCTTCGTACTCCTTggccatgcagtatttgttttgtttttaaaattttattgcagtacagttgatttacaatgttgttttagtttcaggtgtacagcaaagtggttcagttatacacatacatatatccattctctttcagattcttttcccatgtaggtaattacagaatactgagtagagttccatgtgctatacagtaggtctttgttggttatctattttatatatgtaatatatatgtataatcccaagctcctaatttatccctcccctccccgacatttcccctttggtaaccatcatGCACTATTGTTTTTTCACCAGGGAAATTAGGTGTTCCTTGACAATCTTGTATCCCCAACATTGGTCTGAGTACCTGAGACCAAAGGATGGTCTGGAGGTAgtgactgcttcttttttttttttaaatacttatttatttatttggctgtgccgggtcttagttgcggcatgtaggatcttcgttTTGGCATgtggaatttttgttgttgttgttgttgtggcatgcaggatctttagttgcggtatacgggatctttcagttgcagcatgcggatgtagttccctgagcagggatcgaacccgggccccctgaattgggagcacggagtcttaaccactggaccaccagggaagttcctttgTGCGTGCTTCTTAGTGCCAATAAAATTTTGGTCCGCACGATCTTTGCTCTTCTCTCAGTTTACCTAGACTGAACAGgagttactttttctttctgcaaGTTTGTGTGTGCCCTGCCCTCTAGTGGTTTTGACTTGCAATGCAGCAATGACCTTGAGTGTAACTAACCTTATCTCTTACAGTTCTTTCCATCCCTTAAACAGGGATGTCCTTGCAATACTGGGCACTGGTGCCCTAAGATTTCTGGGGTACTGACACCTTCCCCAGTCTGAGCCCTAAAACCATGgtatttcaaactttattatgTACTTCTGATTGAGACGCTGGAATctgaatttttttgggggggtggaatCTGAAGTTTTAACAAGCGCTAGATAATTCTGATGCAGGCAATCTGCAGTCCACATCTTGAGATCTAATGTTCTGTAACAGCTCTATTCCCAAGTGCTCCCTGAATCCCAACCCAAGCACACTTGGGCTTTAGGGAATCTGGTACCAAATTAGTCACTCTCCTTCACCAAACTCAGTATTGAGTTTCTGGGAAGTCATGGCTTGGAGGGTCAGGGAGAGAAGCTGCAGTAGCCCCAGCAGTTAGCCCATGCTGAGCGAGGTTAGCTCTTGCTGATCTGGCAAGGAGAAAAGTGAAGGAAGGTAGTGTTTAGTGCACCAACTGtgggccaggtactgtgctaggtgttTTCAAACATATTCCTTTCTAAAACCCTACGATAAGCCATGAGtttattattcattcaattttgtagatgaggaaattgaggctcagagatgttaagtatcTTCATCAAGCTCCCAACTGGTAAGAGTTGGAATTTGAATCCAAGTTTGTctaactcagtggttctcaattggGGGCGATTTTGGCCCCCAGGGGCCATTTGGTCATGTCTGGTGACCATTTTGATTGTCGTGGAGGGGTGCTAAAGGCATCTAGTGGCCCAGGGCTACCGCTAAACAAGCTACTATGTACAGGACAGCCGCCACAAGAAATTAGCCAGcgcaaaatgtcaatagtgctgtgATTGAGAAACCCTGGACTCAAAGCCTGTGCTTTTGCCCTatagggtgggagggtggggacaTGGAAAGTTAGAACAAAATGGGAAAGGGCCTACCCCAAGGGCCTTGGGTGAGAAGGAAATGGGACTTTTATGCTAAGGATAGTGGAGAATGGGGGCAGCTGgtgagatttctctttcttccaagcTTGGCCAAGACCCTGCTCAGTTTCTCCCAACCTTGCCAAGTCAGTCCTGGGACTTCACACTAAGCTTGTCCTGGAGTGACCCCGACTCCCAGCTCAGGGCTGGGGCAAAATATTTACCTGAGTCTTCTGGCACAGGACTTCCCAGCCAAAGCCCCTGGTTCCTGGGGCCCTTGTGCTCCACCTGTAGCCCCTGGGAGGCCCCACATTAACACCTTTGCAGTGGGGGGTGAAAGTGTAAAACATGGAGCCGTGGAGGGCCAGGAGGTGTCTATGAACAGTTAGAAGTGGAGTAATGGGCAAAGCCAGGAGGATTCCCTTAGCAGGGCCCTTTCTCTTGAGCAGGAAGTAgggagcagctggcctggggagcAGGGTTCTGACCCGGAGGAGGCTTGTTTCCACAGCCATTCCTCTTCTCTAGGTTTGGTCCTCAGCTTCACTGGACCTTCCCCAGTACCCATTCCTAGAGCACCCACACAGCCAGGCAGTCACCATTCTGGGCCTCCCCAGTACTGGCCTCCCAACTAGACCAGGGTAGGGCGGGTCTGAGCAGACAGTGCCGACAGGAAATACCTCTCGTTCCAGGCTCAGAGCCTCTGAAGAACTAACCAGCAgattgggggagggagaggggggagagaagggggagggaggagaaggggggcaggggagggagacagTCTTGGAgtgagaggggagaggaaagaacactcaAACAGGTCCCCCATATTTGGGGTttcatctccttccttccctcaccaCCCATGGGGGGGTGGGGATAAAGGGATAAAGGAGGGCAGAACTGGAGGAGGATGTGGTAACAGCTGATTCGTCCCCTGAGGTCACACTTCCCAACAATCAGCTGTTACTGGGGTGGAAGGCAGGAAGTTTCCTTAAAGGCACAACGTTCTGAACACAGGTTCGGCATTCTGGAGCTCCTAGGAGCCATAGCAATCACTTGGTGGAGCCCCTCTTTAAAACGGAAGCAACTATCTCACACTCCAGGCTGTTATCTTCACCCCGCCAATTGGGAGCTTATGGAAAAGTCATGGATCCCTCTCCACACTTTCCTCTTTGGTGGTGGTGGAGAGATGCGAGTGATTGAGGTGGGGTGGGTCTCAGGCTTGCCCCTTTAACTAAGCGGTTCGACAGCTTTTGCCAAGTCATTGGgttcctttccattttttgtgttattttcccCCCTTTGGCCCATCCTCCCGCCCCTCTATGCTCTGATTGGCCTCTGGGGAAGGAGCAGCCTCCTCATTGGTCTCCACCTTTGAAATCTCTTCCCTAAGTAGGCCTGAGACGGTGAAAAGCTTCTGGGGGGCGGGACAGAATGGGGGTATTGGGCAGAGGACGGGGTTGCTAGCCAGTTGCACTTTGGCCCGGCCTGGGCCCTAGTTGCTGACCACAAGTCTTCCTTCTACCCTCAGGTGAAGACTCTGCTATAAATCTTTCGTTAGGAAGCTGCTGCTTGAGAGGCTTTGTCTCTCTGTGACTGGGGCGAGACATCTTCTAGCAGAAGTCTCCTCTGATTAGGAAGGCTCCAGGAGAGGTGGAGTAGATCTCTCCATTGAAAGCTGGGGCCAGCCGAGGTGGGcagtcctccctcccccaaaagcCCCCAGGAGTCCTCATTCCAAAGGAAGAGTCTGGCTGCCCTGGGGGCTGATTTCCACCTTCAGTTCTCCTCACTCctgctgcctctcctcctccaccTTTCCTGAGAGATCTATCGCCTCCTGCAAGAGTTCAGTGAATCCGTTTGGGGGCTGTCTAAAAGAACCACTCACAGCTCCAAAAAGGAGGGGCTGTAGCCCTTTAAGGACCTCGCCGGGATGGATTCAGAGATGAGTTTAAAAATGCCAACTCACAGGGCGCGCTGGATTCTGGGAACGAGGTGTCAGACCGAGAACTACACTGACCAGTATGCACTGCAAACACACACGCCTTTACTTCCTTCTGCTTTTTAGGACTCGGGTTTGACGTAGCGCCCCTCTAAGCATGTTAGCCTAGGCGGAGGGCTGAGCCACACCTTTTCACCTATTGGCCAGCTCGCAACTTGGTGGGCGCGGCCTAGCGCTACTCCACTAGGCAAAGGGGTGGCTTCCTTGCCAGTCAGAGCTAAGACGGTCGGGGAGGCGGGACCAGGGCTAAGCGCTGGCGCCCTCGAGTGGGTGTGGTCACGCTGCCCAGCAGTGGGCGGTGATTGGCCCTGGGCGGTGCAATCGCAGCTTGTGCGTCACGACGCCGCCAGCTGATCGCAGACTGTAGCCGGTGTGTGCTGGGCGCTGGGAAGAGACAGCGCCGCCGGCCGTGGGGATCGGACGCACTGATTTGCTCCCCTACCCTCAGCACCCCCCCACCCAGCACCAGGTGGGTGTGAGATGGGGTCCCGGCCGCACAGGAGGGAACCATGCTAACGGGGTAATGGGGGAAAGTAGGGTCCTGACGGCCACACCCTGCCCTtccgggggaggggagagggggcggCGGAGGCTCGGGCGCTCCGGGGGAGAGGGGCCTGGACTGGCTGGAGTAGTGTGTCAGGAGGTTTAAAGAAGGAGTCCGGGACAGTAGGCGTGCGGAGGGTTTTGCTGAGTAGCTGGGAGAAAGACGAGGGGCCGGAGGGCTGGGGGCGGCTAACCTCGGCGCCCTCTGGTCGAGGATACGGGAGCCGGCCTCCCAGCTTGGGGAGGATTTGGACTGGGCGGGTAGCGGGGAGGTGCTTTGCCTCTACCGGCACTCATTGGGTCAGGGCCAGTTGAGCGCCCTGGCAGGGAAGGGGTCTCTGGGCGGGCCGGCCCCTCCTCTCGTTCCCTCCAGGGGATGTTATgtaaggggggaggggagaggagtagGGGGCGGCGGTGCGGGGGGGGGCCTTATGCAACCCAAAGGTTAGAGTTTCACCGCGGGTTGGTGGGGGGAGAAGGCAGGAGGAGAGCCTGGAAACTCTAacccccccctccccagcctaaCTGGCCGTCTTGGGCCGAGAGAAGGTCACCTCTGCACCTCCCCCCAGCCTGTCCGGTTGTGGGGCCCCTAGCCCAGGCCTGGCCCTGACCGCCTGGGAAGCCGGCTGGCTGGGTGGGGCGCCTGGGTTAGTCATCGCTgggctccctctctccccacctctcggCCAACTCTTGGCCCCTCCCCGTGGCCTCTGGCTAGGCTATTGCCCCCACCTCCCTTCGGCTGTAGTTCCAGCCTCCAACTCATTTGGCCTGTCATCCTGGCTGTCAGACTGGGCTAGGAGCTGTCAGGGTGCCAAAGGGCTGATGGAGCAGCTGGTCAGAGGGTCAGTGCCCTGGGCCCACCCCGCCCTGCAGCCAAGGGCACCTGCTTGGCACAGACTCTCAGCAGCAGCTGAGTCCTATGGGCTGAACAGAGCCTGCTCAGACAGAGAGGAGTGGGAAGGAGTTGGACTGGTCACCTGGGAGAAGGAAGATACCACAAAGTTCATGCCTCCCAAGAGGGTTTTGTAATTTGAAAACCTCCCACCCTAATCTTTCTTACCCTCGGAGTATAGAAATCTCAAGGCAGGACCGCCTTGGCTCCTTAAACTGGCATGGGCCATGCCCTCGGACTAAGTGTCAGCACAGACCCACCCTCCCGAGCTCACAGCCCTCAAGCCTgccacacccccagccccctccctgggccATGCTGCAGGGCCCGGCTTTTCCTGCTGATTCATGCGTTGGAACTGTGGGGGCGGGGCTTGGAACTTGGAACAAAGTTCAGACATGGAGGGGACGGCAGACAGCCTGGAATTCATACCAGATGTACCCGGAATGTGCAAGCGGAATGCCTGGCATTTAAGAGTCCTGGGGAAGCTGCCCAACCACCCTGCCctacctccctcccctccagcctctggtCCCCTGTCCTCTCCTCACAGTCCCAGGAGCCTCTGCTGACCTTCTTCCAAACTCTAGACCTCCTCCCTTCCTCACTCTTCCCCAGATGTAAGCCCCCCAAAACTCTTCTTCCAGCTGAACTCCCTGGGACCAAGTCAGTTGGGCTGATCCCTGAACTCGCATTTCTGGATCTGAGGTACAGCTTCTCACCTAATACCTGGCTGACTGGTGAGGTGTGTCCAGGCTCCCAAGTCCTGCCCTCTCAGTGCTGAGGAGGCTGGGGGCCCCTGTGGGTAGCTGGGGCaagagggggtggtggtgagagcaGATATGGGTTTCTACAGCCTTCAGTTCTGGAAAGAGGAGCAAGGAAATAGGTTTAGAGCTGCCTCTTGTCTATCACTGAGGAGCTCAGGTCAGAGCCAAGAACCCTTCATTAGAAGGTTGACCATCTTCTGGGGCTGCACCTTGATGGCCAGGGCAACAGTGTCCCTGTGACATGGCCCTGCTCAGATCTTccccatttttccttcctttccctttaggCACCTGTACCTCCCACATCCTCACCTGGCTGAGCCGCAGTAGTTCTTCAGTGGCAAGCTTTATGTCCTGACCCAGCTAAAGCTGCCAGTTGAAGAACTGTTGCCCTCTGCCCCTGGCttcgaggaggaggaggaagaagagaaggagctgCCTTCCCCTCATCTGGAAGGTGACAGAACTGGGTCTGGGAAGGTCTGAACAGCGAGCGTGATGATACCTTTGGGAAAGGGAACCCTATTCAGCTGGAGAACCTTCACCCAGATTGAGCCAGCAGGAGAGAAAATTTCAGATTAGAGACCTTGGCTGAATTGGGGAATAGATGGCTCTGACTACACCCAAGGTTAGTTGGTCTCTGTGTGACAATGGGAAGAAGTGGAGCAAAGAAAACCCTGCCTACCCCT
This window encodes:
- the WDR81 gene encoding WD repeat-containing protein 81 isoform X2, producing the protein MALGSRGREVALTTEAEGWSPPPSPDMEELLRSVERDLNIDARQLAPAPGGTHVVALVPARWLASLRERRLPPGPCPRAEGLGEAEVRTLLQRSVQRLPPGWTRVEVHGLRKQRLSYPLGSLPFEEGSGSPETLTRFMQDVAAQNYRNLWRHAYHTYGQPYSHSPAPAAVPALDSVRQALQRVYGCPFLPVGEASQCPSHARDGPCPPRGNPASPSLLRAEALLESPEMLYVVHPYVQFCLHDVVAFSPAKLANSQAKVLFILFRVLRAMDACHRQGLACGALSLHHIAVDEKLCSELRLDLSAYEKLREDENEEISVARKGAGLEPGEEGGGGPGCPTCQEELRDLVLDWVHGRISNFHYLMQLNRLAGRRQGDPNYHPVLPWVVDFTTPRGRFRDLRKSKFRLNKGDKQLDFTYEMTRQAFVAGGAGGGEPPHVPHHISDVLSDITYYVYKARRTPRSVLCGHVRAQWEPHEYPASMERMQSWTPDECIPEFYTDPSIFCSIHPDMPDLDVPAWCSSSQEFVAAHRALLESREVSQDLHHWIDLTFGYKLQGKEAVKEKNVCLHLVDAHTHLTSYGVVQLFDQPHPRRLAGAPALAPEPPLIPRLLFQTIQESTGREDFPAQLANGTGRPVLEAAPREAAWARDMPVVGEDDLEQATEALDSISLTGKAGDQLGPSSSSSSSHAPPGLLPFSGASTSRPGRRNKAAGVDPGEGEEGKILLPEGFGPLQALEEVEKLGNFLTKGLGGRLEVPPQPQVQRAVLLRDLFHRDMQALGVLLAEMVFATRVRTLPPDAPLWVRFEAVRGLCTRHPKEVPVSLQPVLDTLLQLSGRQGPVVAGRGKLDPLFEYRPVSQGLPPPCPAQLLSPFSSVVPFPSYFPALHKFILLYQARRVEDEAQGRELVFALWQQLGAVLGDITPEGLEILLPFVLSLMSEEHTAVYTAWYLFEPVAKALGPKNANRYLLKPLIGAYESPCRLHGRFYLYTDCFVAQLMVRLGLQAFLVHLLPHVLQVLAGVEASQEESKGLAGAAEDEESGLPGARPSSCAFGEEIQMDGEPAASSGLGLLDYTSGVSFHDQADLTETEDFQAGLYVAESPQPQEAEAVSLGRLSDKSSSSETSLGEERVADEGGAPVDKSSLRSGDSSQDLKQSEGSEEEEEEEEGCVVLDEGEGEGEQDEVPEASELTLSNTVLSMDTVVAGDGGADGEEEEEPLTEQSEGKEQKILLDTACKMVRWLSAKLGPTVASRHVARNLLRLLTSCYVGPTQQQFTVSSGESPPLNVGNIYQKRPVLGDIVSGPVLSCLLHVAHLYGEPVLTYQYLPYISYLVAPGSTSGPSRLNSRKEAGLLAAVTLTQKIIVYLSDTTLMDILPRISHEVLLPVLSFLTSLVTGFPSGAQARTVLCMKTISLIALICLRIGQEMVQQHLSEPVATFFQIFSQLHELRHQDLKLESVGRSEGQLPKVAFSDGQLRLVDPTLLDELQKVFTLEMAYTIYVPFSCLLGDIIRKIIPNHELVGELAGLYLESMSPSHRSPASVEPTAPSTGPEWDPQGGGCPQDDGHSGTFGSVLVGNRIQIPDDSQPESPGPLGPIPGVGGGDLGSQSEDNVLKRKLPRSVHGLSGNWLAHWQYEIGVNQQDAHFHFHQIRLQSFPGHSGAVKCVVPLSSEDFFLSGSKDRTVRLWPLYNSGDGTSETASRLVYAQHRKSVFFVGQLEAPQCVVSCDGAVHVWDPFTGERAQGRPFAWWSRRTAGCP